In the genome of Terribacillus sp. FSL K6-0262, one region contains:
- a CDS encoding nucleotidyltransferase, translating into MVQIKKIGHFCANDDKGFIINEAKNEKVDPVYFDLIKKVVQVYKDQLGSSLHSVYIRGSIPRGLGICGVSDLDTICITNIEINELELKWVSKAEEQLNKAFSCVNGVELSFCHIEEFNDTRIFSIIPFMIKTHSICVYGNDAGRHLPSYKADKTLANDHIFHLQHCMETAKKDLQGNEDVEDILDCCVWIMKIIIRAGLALILEKERRYTRDLYPAYEAFAKHFPDQEQNMRQALHYAINPVADTDQLCSYLEKMGPWMIKESEIWLSLHNPQRRRNMPLDNQYI; encoded by the coding sequence TTGGTACAAATAAAAAAAATCGGGCATTTTTGCGCAAATGACGATAAAGGTTTCATAATAAATGAAGCAAAAAATGAAAAAGTCGATCCAGTATATTTTGATTTGATAAAGAAAGTGGTTCAAGTTTATAAGGACCAGTTGGGCTCGAGCCTTCATAGTGTATATATCAGGGGATCCATTCCGCGCGGATTGGGAATATGCGGTGTTTCTGATTTAGATACAATCTGCATCACGAATATTGAAATAAATGAGCTGGAGTTAAAGTGGGTCAGCAAAGCTGAAGAACAGCTAAACAAAGCCTTCAGCTGTGTAAACGGAGTGGAATTGAGCTTCTGTCACATCGAGGAATTTAATGATACGAGGATTTTTTCCATCATTCCATTTATGATCAAAACACATAGTATATGTGTATATGGAAATGATGCAGGACGTCACCTGCCTTCTTATAAAGCTGATAAGACGCTCGCCAATGATCATATTTTTCATTTACAGCATTGCATGGAAACAGCAAAAAAAGACCTGCAAGGAAATGAAGATGTAGAAGATATCTTGGATTGTTGTGTTTGGATCATGAAGATCATCATCAGAGCCGGGCTTGCCCTGATATTGGAAAAAGAAAGACGATATACACGGGATTTGTATCCTGCATATGAAGCGTTTGCCAAGCATTTTCCTGACCAAGAACAAAACATGAGACAAGCACTCCATTATGCAATCAATCCTGTTGCGGATACGGATCAATTATGTTCATACCTAGAAAAAATGGGGCCATGGATGATAAAAGAATCCGAAATATGGTTATCCCTTCACAATCCACAAAGGAGAAGAAATATGCCACTGGACAATCAATACATATAA